TGAGCGGGGTGGTCGGGATGCGAGTGGTAGAAGCCGAGGATTTCCTGTCCAGCGGCGCGGGCATCGCGCTCCACGCGGATCAGGTCCAGCGGGGATATCTCATAGCGGTCGTTCGGGTTGGCGGTGCTTGAGTTTTCCACTGCGACAGCCCGGGAAACTTTCTTTGTGTCTCCAGACAGTGTGCCGATGAGGATTCCGCAACACTCGCATGGATAGGAGGCTTCCCCATGCTGGCGGATCTGGCGGTAGACGGATTGGGGGAGTTGCAGCACTGTGACGGCAAAATTGCGATTGCGGAAGTGATTGTGCGACAGTTGAAGCAATCGGCATCGCTGCCGATATCTATTTCAACACCTCTTTGGGTTTCCGGCCAGGCAATCGTTGGTGGCCCTTTGGGGGACTGGATCGCAGGCATGGCAGGGAAAACGAAGGCTCCCACACTGGGGCAGATTCGGGATGCGCTGCGGGCGCATTCTTTTGAGGTAGCTGAGGCTGCCGGGGCTTTGCGCGTGGCCAAGCATGGATGCGCGGCCGTGCTGGTGGCAAGTGGGGCGGTAGGTCAGGAACTGGGCACGTCCACCGGCACGGATACGGCGGTGGCCTATAAGGAGCGGCCCGGAGCGGTGGTTGCGGGAGAGATTTCGCGGCTGCTGGACCGGGGCTACCAGAAGTTTTTGAAGACGAGCAAGTATGAGTTGCCGGCGACGGCGCAGCAGTTGCAGGCGATTCATCAGTTTACGGAAGAGCTGACCCAGGTGACCGGGGGCGTGAGCCTCTATAACGAGTCACTTGGCACAACCAGTGATTTGTACCAGTACGACCGGGTTAAGGGCCGCGAAGCGCTGCAACCTGCGCCTGCGCGACCCTGGGAACTGGGAGGCGGTCACTGATGCAGTAAGGAGCGGCGGATGGCGGCCCAGCCCGAGACGGTGCAGGAAGATCAGCAGTCGCGCAAGTCGAATGGGCCGGATCGTCGGGCGTATCCTCGCCACAAAGTGGATTGCGCGGCGGTTGTATCCGCCGTTTCCTGGTCCATGCAAATCTGGGGCAGAGTGACTGATGTGAGCCTGGGTGGTTGCCGGGTGGTCACGGATCAGCGCTATACGGCTGGGATTCTGGTGCGGGTCGAGGTGCAGTTTCAACTGCGCGGCGTGGCTTTTCGCTTTGCCGGGGTGATTGTGGGCAGCCGTGAAGCCAGGTGTTTCGCCGTCCGCTTTTTGGATGTGCCCGCACGCCGCTGGGAGGAATTGGCTGAGGTTCTCGCGGAGGTGGCGCAGGCGAATGCTTCGGCGCTGCTCGCT
This portion of the Acidicapsa acidisoli genome encodes:
- a CDS encoding M67 family metallopeptidase; its protein translation is MLQLPQSVYRQIRQHGEASYPCECCGILIGTLSGDTKKVSRAVAVENSSTANPNDRYEISPLDLIRVERDARAAGQEILGFYHSHPDHPAHWSPTDLAEAHWLGCSYVITSVAKGSAADTHSFHLAGIGEDDKQFQPEEIQISQ